The following coding sequences lie in one Lysobacter capsici genomic window:
- a CDS encoding putative peptide modification system cyclase, with the protein MNDAHRPLAEGPQLRTLLLTDLCDSTTLVERLGDGPAAELFRAHDRLVLALQQRWRGRLIDRSDGLLLLFERPIDGLGFALDYARGLRELGAARKLELKARAGLHVGEVLTWRNSDEAVQVGAKPVEVEGLAKPMAGRLMATARPGQILLSAVAEPLAHRAARELGERGQQLLWKSHGRWRFKGVPEPQEIYEVGEPGIAPLRAPPNGPKAWRDIPLWRRPAALAAEIAVLAVIGTGVWFATRPQPAIAFNQRDWVVVGDLRNLTGQSVLDDSLEQAFRISLEQSRYVNVLSDLKARDTLERMQRQPDTTLDRAVASEIALRDGARAVILPTVAEVGGRVRISAEVIDPHTQTTVYAQSADGAGADSALGSIDTVTAGLREKLGEAMKSIERDSEPLPKVATKNLDALRSYALGQKAFGAGRYDDAANFYQRATALDPNFALAYLGSVRTGVASVNATHAKPFLARAIEHRDRLPPRDALYLDAWSAEFVTGHQAASKWKLLADLYPDYFAGAANYAFNLMQENRYKEAQAYAERTTLPQNPLRGHGYDQLGRSELGQEDFAAARNAFDQALKLNISDAARRRANVSAAQGGYADAMRRLESKADGGKQGYARVQDLDKTSVLLDQGRWAEAERHIDAAARLPVEGNELLQHVLGVAAGSVTSLNGDRAHARERLGASAKRALDAAAADAAYDEVDYVYFALASAYLAQRQGDSSLAQSVLDALKDRPQLWATPKLSELREIVLAGQERLSGKPEAAIRRLRALLTGHELYQSHAALMEAYAAADQHEQALVQARWLASHRGLAYIEPVGAQSLQPLNVADSRLAQLRAAEFLNQLGRSEDARKEAQAFLAACPPKLLPAYLLSRVETILPASKQ; encoded by the coding sequence ATGAACGATGCCCACCGCCCTCTGGCCGAAGGTCCGCAACTGCGTACCTTGCTGCTGACCGACCTGTGCGATTCGACCACCCTGGTCGAGCGCTTGGGCGATGGTCCGGCGGCGGAGCTGTTCCGCGCCCACGACCGGCTGGTGCTGGCCTTGCAGCAACGCTGGCGCGGCCGCTTGATCGACCGCTCCGACGGCCTGCTGCTGTTGTTCGAGCGCCCGATCGACGGCCTGGGCTTCGCCCTGGATTACGCGCGCGGCCTGCGCGAACTCGGCGCGGCGCGCAAGCTCGAGCTGAAGGCGCGCGCCGGCCTGCATGTCGGCGAAGTGCTGACCTGGCGCAACAGCGACGAGGCGGTGCAGGTCGGGGCCAAGCCGGTGGAAGTCGAAGGCCTGGCCAAGCCGATGGCCGGCCGGCTGATGGCGACCGCGCGTCCGGGCCAGATCCTGTTGTCGGCGGTGGCCGAGCCGCTGGCGCATCGCGCCGCGCGCGAACTGGGCGAACGCGGCCAGCAACTGCTGTGGAAATCGCACGGGCGCTGGCGGTTCAAGGGCGTGCCCGAGCCGCAGGAAATCTACGAGGTCGGCGAGCCCGGCATCGCCCCGCTGCGCGCGCCGCCGAACGGCCCGAAAGCCTGGCGCGACATCCCGCTGTGGCGGCGTCCGGCCGCGTTGGCCGCCGAGATCGCGGTGCTGGCGGTGATCGGCACCGGCGTGTGGTTCGCGACCCGGCCGCAGCCGGCGATCGCGTTCAACCAGCGCGACTGGGTGGTGGTCGGCGACCTGCGCAACCTCACCGGCCAAAGCGTGCTCGACGATTCGCTCGAACAGGCCTTCCGCATCAGCCTGGAGCAGTCGCGCTACGTCAACGTGCTATCCGACCTGAAGGCGCGCGATACCCTCGAACGCATGCAGCGCCAGCCCGACACCACGCTCGATCGCGCGGTCGCCTCGGAGATCGCGCTGCGCGACGGCGCGCGCGCGGTGATCCTGCCGACCGTGGCCGAAGTCGGCGGGCGGGTGCGGATCAGCGCCGAAGTGATCGACCCGCATACCCAGACCACGGTCTACGCGCAATCGGCCGACGGCGCCGGCGCCGACTCGGCGCTGGGCTCGATCGACACGGTCACCGCCGGGCTGCGCGAGAAGCTCGGCGAGGCGATGAAGTCGATCGAACGCGATTCCGAGCCGCTGCCGAAGGTCGCGACCAAGAACCTCGACGCGCTGCGTTCCTACGCGCTCGGTCAAAAGGCCTTCGGCGCCGGCCGCTACGACGACGCGGCCAATTTCTACCAGCGCGCCACCGCGCTGGACCCGAACTTCGCCCTGGCCTACCTGGGCAGCGTGCGTACCGGCGTGGCCTCGGTCAACGCGACCCACGCCAAGCCGTTCCTGGCCCGCGCGATCGAGCACCGCGACCGCCTGCCGCCGCGCGACGCGCTGTACCTGGATGCGTGGTCGGCCGAGTTCGTCACCGGCCATCAGGCCGCGAGCAAGTGGAAACTGCTGGCCGACCTGTACCCGGACTACTTCGCCGGCGCGGCCAACTACGCCTTCAACCTGATGCAGGAAAACCGCTACAAGGAAGCGCAGGCCTACGCCGAGCGCACCACCCTGCCGCAGAACCCGCTTCGCGGCCACGGCTACGATCAGCTCGGCCGCAGCGAACTGGGCCAGGAGGATTTCGCCGCCGCGCGCAACGCCTTCGACCAGGCGCTCAAGCTCAATATCTCCGACGCCGCGCGCCGCCGCGCCAATGTCTCGGCGGCGCAGGGCGGTTACGCCGATGCGATGCGCCGGCTGGAGAGCAAGGCCGACGGCGGCAAGCAGGGCTATGCGCGGGTGCAGGACCTGGACAAGACCTCGGTGCTGCTCGACCAGGGCCGCTGGGCCGAGGCCGAACGCCACATCGACGCGGCCGCGCGCCTGCCGGTGGAAGGCAACGAACTGCTGCAGCACGTGCTCGGCGTCGCCGCCGGCAGCGTGACCTCGCTCAACGGCGACCGCGCTCACGCCCGCGAACGCCTGGGCGCGTCGGCCAAGCGCGCGCTCGACGCGGCCGCGGCCGATGCGGCCTACGACGAAGTCGATTACGTATATTTCGCCCTGGCCTCGGCCTATCTGGCCCAGCGCCAGGGCGATTCGAGCCTGGCCCAGTCGGTGCTCGACGCGCTCAAGGACCGCCCGCAGCTGTGGGCGACGCCGAAGCTGTCGGAACTGCGCGAAATCGTATTGGCCGGCCAGGAACGCCTGTCTGGCAAGCCCGAAGCGGCGATCCGCCGCCTGCGCGCCCTGCTGACCGGGCACGAGCTGTACCAGAGCCACGCCGCGCTGATGGAGGCCTATGCCGCCGCCGACCAGCACGAGCAGGCGTTGGTCCAGGCGCGTTGGTTGGCCAGCCATCGCGGCCTGGCCTATATCGAACCGGTCGGCGCGCAGTCGCTGCAGCCGTTGAACGTCGCCGATTCGCGCCTGGCGCAGCTGCGCGCGGCCGAATTCCTGAACCAGCTCGGCCGCAGCGAGGACGCACGCAAGGAGGCGCAGGCGTTCTTGGCCGCCTGCCCTCCCAAGTTGTTGCCGGCTTACTTGCTCTCGAGGGTCGAGACGATCCTGCCCGCTTCGAAGCAGTGA
- a CDS encoding NHLP-related RiPP peptide, translating into MATRKPPGGEHKPFDPAVADKLLELLSTDNDFRDLFAKDPEAAVRKAGHDIPEGAAMACMSTVQVAPKEEIAQARALIKAFLTSAAAYNNPHCFEAGRIVSTLESK; encoded by the coding sequence ATGGCTACCAGAAAACCACCCGGCGGCGAGCACAAGCCGTTCGATCCGGCCGTCGCCGACAAGCTGCTGGAACTGCTCAGCACCGACAACGACTTCCGCGATCTGTTCGCGAAAGACCCTGAAGCGGCAGTGCGCAAGGCCGGCCACGACATCCCCGAGGGCGCCGCGATGGCGTGCATGAGCACGGTCCAGGTCGCGCCCAAGGAAGAGATCGCCCAAGCCCGCGCCTTGATCAAGGCCTTCCTGACCTCAGCGGCGGCCTACAACAACCCTCACTGCTTCGAAGCGGGCAGGATCGTCTCGACCCTCGAGAGCAAGTAA
- a CDS encoding putative peptide maturation dehydrogenase → MRIRRCAVLFFEPREQIGFDLNSLLSGGPGLHRELRWLGLAAHLDAEVEVDGDERELLGALSPGFWIDSATLDARFAPLLPRLLEHGLIVAEDEGHAVHRERDDTLRAGHWWPAAAMMHRLARWQGLDSVSAMEANEMTTAAELRRKLGPPPVHAPQRGDAHGRVALPRTDGNDFDALLARRATCRNFDGERSLSFEVFAHMLQRVFAAQAQVRIDDDTVFLKKHTPSGGGLHPTEAYLIVQRVDGVAPGLYHYHAADHALQPLPAPDEALETFARRALAGQHWFSNAPVLAVLAPRYARCFWKYRNHPKAYRALVLDSGHLSQTLYLSATELGLAAFVTSAINEIDIERGFGLDPLVEGPLAVCGFGWRAQRMETTEFDPNEEVWTPTPEKQ, encoded by the coding sequence ATGCGCATACGCCGCTGCGCCGTGCTCTTCTTCGAGCCGCGCGAACAGATCGGCTTCGATCTCAATTCGCTGCTCAGCGGCGGCCCCGGCCTGCACCGCGAGCTGCGCTGGCTGGGCTTGGCCGCGCATCTGGACGCGGAAGTCGAGGTCGACGGCGATGAGCGCGAACTGCTCGGCGCGCTCAGTCCCGGTTTCTGGATCGACAGCGCGACGCTCGACGCGCGTTTCGCGCCGTTGCTGCCGCGGCTGCTCGAGCACGGCTTGATCGTGGCCGAAGACGAAGGCCACGCGGTCCACCGCGAACGCGACGACACCCTGCGCGCCGGCCACTGGTGGCCGGCGGCGGCGATGATGCACCGGCTCGCGCGCTGGCAGGGGCTCGACAGCGTCAGCGCCATGGAAGCCAACGAAATGACCACCGCCGCCGAACTGCGGCGCAAGCTCGGCCCGCCGCCGGTGCATGCGCCGCAACGCGGCGACGCGCACGGCCGAGTGGCGCTGCCGCGCACCGACGGCAACGACTTCGACGCGCTGCTGGCGCGGCGCGCGACCTGCCGCAATTTCGACGGCGAACGTTCGCTGTCGTTCGAGGTGTTCGCGCACATGCTGCAACGCGTGTTCGCCGCGCAGGCGCAGGTGCGGATCGACGACGACACGGTGTTCCTGAAGAAACACACGCCGTCCGGCGGCGGCCTGCATCCGACCGAGGCCTATCTGATCGTGCAGCGCGTCGACGGCGTCGCGCCCGGTTTGTACCACTACCACGCCGCCGACCACGCATTGCAGCCCTTGCCCGCGCCGGACGAAGCGCTGGAGACCTTCGCCCGCCGCGCGCTCGCCGGCCAGCACTGGTTCTCCAACGCGCCGGTGCTCGCGGTGCTGGCGCCGCGTTACGCGCGCTGCTTCTGGAAGTACCGCAATCATCCGAAGGCCTATCGCGCGCTGGTGCTCGACAGCGGCCATCTGTCGCAGACGCTGTACCTGAGCGCGACCGAACTCGGCCTGGCCGCGTTCGTGACCTCGGCGATCAACGAGATCGATATCGAACGCGGGTTCGGCCTGGACCCGCTGGTCGAAGGGCCGTTGGCGGTGTGCGGTTTCGGCTGGCGCGCGCAGCGCATGGAAACCACGGAGTTCGATCCAAACGAAGAGGTCTGGACCCCAACGCCCGAAAAACAGTGA
- a CDS encoding NAD(P)H-dependent flavin oxidoreductase, producing MWPDRRIQELFGIDLPIVQAPMAGPTLAEMVIGAARAGALGSLPCALLSLEQAHEQCRLIREATDRPLNLNFFCHRPPAPDPAREAAWRERLAPYYREYDLDPAMPVSPSNRAPFDAQWCELVEQQRPQVVSFHFGLPNAALLQRVRATGARVISSATTVAEARWLQQRGCDAIIAQGAEAGGHRGVFLGDDVSTQVGLFALLPQIVDAVDVPVIAAGAIGDARGIAAAFALGAAAVQIGTAYLFCPEAKISPLHRRALLDAREDETALTNVFTGRPARGIVNRLMREAGPLSPLAPAFPLAGGALAPLRAKAEAAGAADFMPLWSGQARYRRELSTYELTRALAREALTLIGTRAG from the coding sequence ATGTGGCCCGATCGTCGTATCCAGGAATTGTTCGGCATCGATCTGCCGATCGTGCAGGCGCCGATGGCGGGGCCGACCTTGGCCGAGATGGTGATCGGCGCGGCCCGCGCCGGCGCCCTGGGATCGCTGCCTTGCGCGTTGCTGAGCCTGGAGCAGGCGCACGAACAATGCCGCCTGATCCGCGAAGCCACCGATCGGCCGCTCAATCTGAATTTCTTCTGCCACCGCCCGCCCGCGCCCGATCCGGCGCGCGAAGCGGCCTGGCGCGAACGGCTCGCGCCGTATTACCGCGAGTACGATCTCGATCCGGCGATGCCGGTGTCGCCGTCGAACCGCGCGCCGTTCGATGCACAGTGGTGCGAACTGGTCGAACAGCAGCGGCCGCAGGTGGTGAGTTTCCATTTCGGCCTGCCCAACGCCGCCTTGCTGCAGCGCGTGCGCGCCACCGGCGCGCGGGTGATCTCGTCGGCGACCACGGTGGCCGAGGCGCGTTGGCTCCAGCAGCGCGGCTGCGACGCGATCATCGCCCAGGGCGCCGAGGCCGGCGGCCATCGCGGCGTGTTTCTCGGCGATGACGTATCCACCCAGGTCGGGCTGTTCGCCTTGCTGCCGCAGATCGTCGACGCGGTCGATGTGCCGGTGATCGCCGCCGGCGCGATCGGCGACGCGCGCGGCATCGCCGCGGCGTTCGCGCTCGGCGCGGCGGCGGTGCAGATCGGCACCGCGTATCTGTTCTGCCCGGAAGCGAAGATCTCGCCGTTGCATCGCCGCGCCTTGTTGGATGCGCGCGAAGACGAAACCGCGTTGACCAATGTCTTCACCGGCCGGCCGGCGCGCGGCATCGTCAACCGCCTGATGCGCGAAGCCGGGCCGCTGTCGCCGCTCGCGCCCGCGTTTCCGCTCGCCGGCGGCGCGCTCGCGCCCTTGCGCGCGAAAGCCGAGGCCGCCGGCGCGGCGGATTTCATGCCGCTGTGGTCGGGGCAGGCGCGGTATCGGCGCGAGCTTTCGACCTACGAGTTGACGCGTGCCTTGGCGCGCGAGGCGTTGACGTTGATCGGCACTCGCGCCGGTTGA
- a CDS encoding alpha/beta fold hydrolase, which translates to MNRRRFLQFAGGSLATGTLAACLARRPDHAAAPVVSGEMDASSFHASRRYAKLRSGEIAYVERGSGPAALFLHGFPLNSFQWRGALTRLSPYRRCIAADFMGMGYTRVAATQDVGPKAQVAMLIELLDHLGIRDVDVVANDSGCTVAQLLLVNHPQRVRTLLLTNGDTEHDSPPPALQPVIDLARQGRFVDEWLAPWWQDPQLARSAAGIGGMCFADPTQPTDEAIDTYFGPLLSSAHRKAMAHAYAVGLERNVLLDIEAQLKRSKTPTRIVWGMADTIFSRHSPDYWAGTFGGSRGVRKLESSKLFWPEERPDVIAEEARRLWNAWAAQAADWR; encoded by the coding sequence ATGAACCGCAGACGTTTCCTGCAATTCGCCGGCGGCAGCCTGGCGACCGGCACCCTGGCCGCCTGCCTGGCGCGGCGTCCCGACCATGCCGCCGCGCCGGTGGTGAGCGGCGAGATGGACGCATCGAGTTTCCACGCCAGCCGTCGCTACGCCAAGCTGCGTTCGGGCGAGATCGCCTATGTCGAGCGCGGCAGCGGCCCGGCCGCGTTGTTCCTGCACGGCTTCCCGCTCAACAGTTTCCAGTGGCGCGGCGCGCTGACCCGGTTGTCGCCGTACCGCCGCTGCATCGCCGCGGATTTCATGGGCATGGGCTACACCCGCGTCGCCGCCACTCAAGACGTCGGGCCGAAGGCGCAGGTCGCGATGCTGATCGAATTGCTCGATCACCTGGGCATTCGCGACGTCGACGTGGTCGCCAACGACAGCGGCTGCACGGTCGCGCAGCTGTTGCTGGTCAATCACCCGCAGCGCGTGCGGACCTTGTTGCTGACCAACGGCGACACCGAACACGACAGCCCGCCGCCCGCGTTGCAGCCGGTGATCGACCTGGCGCGGCAAGGCCGCTTCGTCGACGAATGGCTGGCGCCGTGGTGGCAGGACCCGCAACTCGCGCGCTCGGCCGCGGGCATCGGCGGCATGTGCTTCGCCGATCCCACCCAGCCCACCGACGAGGCCATCGACACCTATTTCGGGCCGCTGCTGTCGAGCGCGCATCGCAAGGCGATGGCGCACGCCTACGCGGTCGGACTGGAACGCAACGTGCTGCTCGACATCGAAGCGCAACTCAAGCGCAGCAAGACGCCGACGCGGATCGTGTGGGGCATGGCCGATACGATCTTCTCCAGGCACAGTCCCGACTACTGGGCCGGCACCTTCGGCGGCTCGCGTGGCGTGCGCAAGCTCGAAAGCAGCAAGTTGTTCTGGCCCGAGGAGCGGCCGGACGTGATCGCCGAGGAAGCGCGGCGTCTTTGGAACGCGTGGGCGGCGCAGGCGGCCGATTGGCGGTGA
- a CDS encoding alpha/beta fold hydrolase, giving the protein MDGNAPTLTLQHVDTPSGSITYREQGRGPVALFVHGVLLNGHLWRHQLAKLSDLRRCIAVDLLAHGDTAIAPDQEVSVTANAAMLAQFLDALGIDQIDLVGNDSGGGIAQIFAALHPQRVRSLTLTNCDTHDNWPPEAFKPFLAMAAAGGLPDALGGMLADKAVYRSPQALGPAYEHPERLSDASIEVYLRPFLRSPQRTRDLQRFLGEFDPRHTLAIEPQLKTLQAPTLIAWGTDDVFFDTRWSHWLAETIPGTRQRVELEGARIFFPEERWAQFNDLLRAHWLASA; this is encoded by the coding sequence ATGGACGGCAACGCGCCCACTCTCACCCTGCAGCACGTCGACACGCCGTCGGGCTCGATCACGTACCGCGAACAAGGTCGCGGCCCGGTCGCGCTGTTCGTCCACGGCGTGTTGTTGAACGGCCATCTGTGGCGGCATCAGCTGGCCAAGTTGTCCGACCTGCGCCGCTGCATCGCCGTCGACCTGCTGGCCCACGGCGACACCGCGATCGCGCCGGACCAGGAGGTCTCGGTCACCGCCAATGCCGCGATGCTCGCGCAGTTCCTCGATGCGCTGGGCATCGATCAGATCGATCTGGTCGGCAACGACAGCGGCGGCGGCATCGCCCAGATCTTCGCCGCGCTGCACCCGCAGCGCGTGCGCAGCCTGACCCTGACCAACTGCGACACTCACGACAACTGGCCGCCGGAAGCGTTCAAACCGTTCCTGGCGATGGCCGCGGCCGGCGGCCTGCCCGATGCGCTCGGCGGCATGCTGGCTGACAAGGCCGTGTATCGCTCGCCGCAGGCGCTGGGCCCGGCCTACGAGCATCCCGAGCGCTTGTCCGATGCCAGTATCGAGGTTTACCTGCGTCCGTTCCTGCGCAGCCCGCAACGCACCCGCGATCTGCAGCGGTTTCTCGGCGAATTCGATCCGCGCCATACGCTCGCGATCGAACCGCAGCTCAAAACCCTGCAGGCGCCGACCCTGATCGCCTGGGGCACCGACGATGTCTTCTTCGACACGCGCTGGTCGCATTGGCTGGCCGAAACGATTCCGGGCACCCGGCAGCGGGTGGAACTGGAAGGCGCGCGGATCTTCTTCCCGGAAGAACGCTGGGCGCAGTTCAACGACCTGCTGCGCGCGCACTGGCTGGCGAGCGCCTGA
- a CDS encoding helix-turn-helix transcriptional regulator, whose amino-acid sequence MSELTVHHLLQTPTVTVRDVYCAGTCRAQSEEECADATHLVFPYRGVYVRHVGEDLTVAESSQVLFFNAGERYRISHPIEGGDASLAVWVEQAMLRELAPKALLRDEDTLAFRLPRLRIDARAQALVAMVRHSLREGIAESLEAESLTLTLVQRALGPRTAHAAGASLGRQRLVERTKLVLTSDLSRRWKLAEIAAEVGVSAVYLTQVFQQVEGLPLYRYQLRLRLARALDLLGQYEDLSALSQDLGFSSHSHFSAAFQQTYGRSPSEFRQSALQR is encoded by the coding sequence ATGTCCGAACTCACCGTCCACCACCTGCTGCAGACCCCGACCGTCACCGTTCGCGATGTGTATTGCGCCGGCACCTGCCGGGCGCAGAGCGAGGAGGAATGCGCCGACGCCACCCATCTGGTGTTTCCGTATCGCGGGGTGTACGTGCGCCATGTGGGCGAGGACCTGACCGTGGCCGAGTCCAGCCAGGTTTTGTTCTTCAATGCCGGCGAACGCTATCGGATCAGCCATCCGATCGAAGGCGGCGATGCCAGCCTGGCGGTCTGGGTCGAGCAAGCGATGCTGCGCGAACTCGCGCCCAAGGCCTTGCTGCGCGACGAGGATACGCTCGCGTTCCGGCTGCCGCGGCTGCGCATCGACGCGCGCGCGCAGGCGCTGGTCGCAATGGTGCGGCACAGCCTGCGCGAAGGCATCGCCGAGTCGCTGGAAGCCGAAAGCCTGACCCTGACCCTGGTGCAACGCGCGCTCGGCCCGCGCACCGCGCATGCGGCCGGGGCCAGCCTCGGCCGGCAGCGACTGGTCGAACGGACCAAGCTGGTGCTCACCAGCGACCTGTCGCGGCGCTGGAAACTGGCCGAGATCGCCGCCGAAGTCGGCGTGTCGGCGGTGTACCTGACCCAGGTGTTCCAGCAGGTCGAAGGCCTGCCGCTGTATCGCTATCAGCTGCGCCTGCGGCTGGCGCGCGCACTGGACCTGCTGGGCCAGTACGAGGACCTCAGCGCGCTGAGCCAGGACCTGGGCTTCTCCAGCCACAGCCACTTCAGCGCCGCGTTCCAGCAGACCTACGGCCGCTCGCCGTCGGAATTCCGCCAGTCCGCGCTGCAGCGCTGA
- a CDS encoding GNAT family N-acetyltransferase, with protein MPITFFEPARTNYFAGPGFAKAPVAGLRHRLVVRRRAPGQVGYRRYLHRAASCRASARPCAEWRSPVAACPQAIACTAGARSQSRDGAQRLGGRHRWRRSCDRAYGRASWPRSLANHEMDESVAPRTSLYAAEGCGVVPTLGEAVASRDRFAKFSGVAMALTIDVHRYLQSIDEEAYRALHAASAAPVFYDWRFLAAAEHSPLLPVEKVFYLCAHDGDELVGFLPAYLQRVAAIDPLGLLERTAGVRDGGSDLGLFSHIMHCWDSTVPALAGRPDARTALLRAFKQLARDEGARHAGLLSVQDPQLLEQARGNGFSGCHLVDRYDVDLGRFASFEQFVKELPGDGRCEMNRQLRKFEASGATAAVIAPPFDEVLERLTELCFRTTARKGTPQYFPPVPLARFVRRCGALVRLVVVQSGGELVGGIICFEQGERIQLWSAGIVYDRSSFSPYTLCFASAYRYAFAHGLKRLEGGRLNERIKRRLGLLPTPLYSLIARDLRPAVLDSRPGLGVSSVVDPARRALH; from the coding sequence ATGCCGATCACGTTTTTCGAACCGGCGCGGACCAACTATTTTGCCGGGCCGGGGTTTGCGAAAGCGCCGGTCGCGGGCCTTCGCCATCGGCTTGTCGTCAGGCGGCGGGCGCCCGGGCAGGTGGGTTATCGGCGTTATTTGCATCGCGCCGCGTCGTGTCGAGCAAGTGCACGTCCCTGCGCTGAGTGGCGATCTCCAGTCGCCGCATGTCCGCAAGCGATTGCATGCACTGCCGGCGCGCGGAGCCAGTCGCGTGATGGCGCGCAAAGGCTCGGCGGCCGCCATCGATGGCGGCGGAGTTGCGATCGGGCGTACGGACGCGCTTCGTGGCCGCGGTCGCTCGCGAACCACGAGATGGATGAATCCGTAGCGCCGCGAACCTCGCTATACGCCGCCGAGGGTTGCGGCGTGGTTCCAACCCTCGGCGAAGCGGTCGCGTCGCGCGACCGCTTCGCGAAGTTCAGCGGAGTCGCAATGGCACTGACCATCGACGTGCATCGTTACCTGCAGTCCATCGACGAGGAGGCGTATCGCGCCCTGCATGCCGCGAGCGCGGCGCCGGTATTCTACGACTGGCGTTTTCTGGCCGCCGCCGAGCATTCGCCGTTGCTGCCGGTGGAGAAGGTCTTTTATCTGTGCGCGCACGACGGCGACGAGCTGGTCGGTTTCCTGCCGGCGTATCTGCAGCGCGTCGCCGCGATCGACCCGCTGGGGCTGTTGGAACGAACCGCCGGCGTGCGCGACGGCGGCAGCGACCTGGGCTTGTTCAGCCACATCATGCATTGCTGGGACAGCACCGTGCCCGCGCTCGCCGGCCGCCCCGATGCGCGGACCGCATTGCTGCGGGCGTTCAAGCAGCTGGCCCGCGACGAAGGCGCGCGGCACGCGGGCCTGTTGAGCGTTCAGGACCCGCAGTTGCTCGAACAGGCGCGTGGGAACGGCTTCAGCGGCTGCCATCTGGTCGATCGCTACGACGTCGATCTGGGCCGATTCGCAAGCTTCGAACAGTTCGTCAAGGAGCTTCCAGGCGACGGCCGCTGTGAGATGAATCGCCAACTGCGAAAATTCGAGGCGAGCGGTGCGACGGCCGCGGTGATCGCCCCGCCGTTCGACGAGGTGCTTGAGCGCCTGACCGAACTGTGTTTCCGGACCACCGCCAGGAAGGGAACCCCGCAGTATTTTCCGCCAGTCCCGCTGGCGCGGTTCGTCAGGCGCTGCGGGGCCTTGGTTCGGCTGGTCGTGGTCCAGTCCGGGGGCGAACTGGTCGGCGGCATCATCTGCTTCGAGCAGGGCGAGCGTATCCAGCTGTGGTCGGCCGGCATCGTCTACGACCGCTCCAGTTTCAGCCCCTACACCCTGTGTTTCGCCAGCGCCTACCGCTACGCCTTCGCGCACGGCCTGAAGCGACTGGAAGGCGGGCGTCTCAATGAGCGGATCAAGCGCCGGCTCGGCCTGCTGCCCACGCCGCTGTATTCGCTCATCGCCCGCGACCTGCGGCCTGCGGTACTCGATTCGCGCCCGGGCCTGGGCGTTTCGTCGGTCGTCGATCCGGCGCGTCGCGCGTTGCACTGA